One Cupriavidus taiwanensis LMG 19424 DNA segment encodes these proteins:
- a CDS encoding DMT family transporter has product MPASNPSTRRIDWTTLFLLTFPPLSWAGNAIVGRLAAGTVPPVALNWARWVLAGMLLAPFAWRGVVEHRAVLRRHAGVITAMGILSIASYNALQYLALTSSTPINVTLIGASTPLFLIVIGALCFGERVRPWHVAGALLCMVGVTFVLVRGELARLAQLDLVPGDLYMLAATIAWSAYTWLLRKQRPALPLPVLLFAQIVTGVLASAPVTAWELLTLDQPLQWNGKVAGILLYVATIPSLLAYFAWDRAIARAGAQLPVFFITLTPVFAALLSTVLLGDWPRWYHGVGLAAIAAGIWLAQRR; this is encoded by the coding sequence ATGCCCGCCAGCAACCCCAGCACCCGACGCATCGACTGGACTACCCTGTTCCTGCTGACCTTCCCGCCGCTGAGCTGGGCCGGCAACGCCATCGTGGGCCGGCTTGCCGCCGGCACGGTGCCGCCCGTCGCGCTGAACTGGGCGCGCTGGGTGCTGGCCGGCATGCTGCTGGCGCCCTTTGCCTGGCGCGGCGTGGTCGAGCACCGCGCGGTGCTGCGCCGGCACGCGGGCGTGATCACCGCCATGGGCATCCTGTCGATTGCCAGCTATAACGCGCTCCAGTACCTGGCATTGACCAGCTCGACGCCGATCAACGTGACGCTGATCGGCGCCTCCACGCCGCTGTTTCTGATCGTGATCGGCGCGCTGTGCTTTGGCGAACGCGTCAGGCCCTGGCACGTTGCCGGCGCGCTGCTGTGCATGGTGGGTGTGACCTTCGTGCTGGTGCGCGGCGAGCTGGCGCGGCTGGCGCAGCTGGACCTGGTGCCCGGCGACCTCTACATGCTGGCGGCCACCATCGCCTGGAGCGCCTACACCTGGCTGCTGCGCAAGCAACGCCCTGCGCTGCCCCTGCCCGTGCTGCTGTTCGCGCAGATCGTCACCGGCGTGCTGGCCAGCGCGCCGGTGACGGCATGGGAGCTGTTGACGCTGGATCAGCCGCTGCAATGGAACGGCAAGGTCGCGGGCATCCTGCTCTATGTCGCGACCATCCCGTCGCTGCTGGCCTACTTTGCCTGGGACCGCGCCATCGCGCGCGCGGGCGCGCAGCTGCCGGTGTTCTTCATCACGCTGACGCCAGTCTTCGCCGCGCTGCTGTCGACGGTTCTGCTGGGCGACTGGCCGCGCTGGTACCACGGCGTCGGGCTGGCCGCGATCGCGGCGGGGATCTGGCTGGCGCAGCGGCGCTGA